Proteins encoded within one genomic window of Panicum virgatum strain AP13 chromosome 1N, P.virgatum_v5, whole genome shotgun sequence:
- the LOC120657348 gene encoding uncharacterized protein LOC120657348, which translates to MASGGYYYDQGTATYLPAPAPRATSFHLCVFLATAALLGTTTFYSRYESAVESLVDQVRFAVVLSPLLLLLAVQYWAATSGSRTRGGGVSSLLLGDQPSWYGGGGWGQQQRDGAGASSPWGVALALTLVLLLVSYQSCFRDLWFPLVSRRRV; encoded by the coding sequence atggcgagcggcggctacTACTACGACCAGGGCACGGCGACCTacttgccggcgccggcgccgagggcGACGTCCTTCCACCTCTGCGTGTTCCTGGCCACCGCCGCGCTGCTCGGCACCACCACGTTCTACTCGCGCTACGAGTCCGCGGTGGAGAGCCTGGTCGACCAGGTCCGGTTCGCCGTCGTGCTGTccccgctgctgctcctgctagCGGTGCAGTACTGGGCGGCCACGTCCGGGTCGCGGACGCGGGGCGGCGGGGTCTCGTCGCTGCTCCTGGGGGACCAGCCCTCCtggtacggcggcggcggctggggccaGCAGCAGCGGGACGGCGCGGGGGCGTCGTCTCCGTGGGGGGTGGCGCTCGCGCTCACGCTCGTGCTGCTGCTCGTCTCGTACCAGTCATGCTTCCGGGACCTGTGGTTCCCGCTGGTCAGCCGCCGGCGAGTTTAG